atatatatatagcttataGTTTCACTTTATTGCATAATTGATGTTTGATTTGTAtattcatttaagaattgaatgcttctttttgtaaatatattggggtgtaaaagcgttgaccgaagtacattttgtatgaagcacaGAAGCGCTTCATtcaaaaaatgtacgcacggtcaacgcttttacaaccctataaagttacaaaaagaagcattcaatacttataattacatttttagctagaattataaaaacacgattttcatgaagtttaatttttaaattcacctgtgtactttattgtgggacctcgtgtcatcatgaatgaaatgttattgtctcatgcaattgcttacggaataacatgtgatgtgcaattagccaatcagaataacgtattataatgaaacatacttccaatataattattcatgtatatatattttactttgtcGGATTAGAAATAACCATCGCATGTATCGTTTTAAGGAATTATTGATATTGGTTGTCATATATCATCAAATCTTGGGATGGTATTACTCTCAGGCAAAATGAttattataaatggaaaaatattgTTAAGATTGGATTCAGTTTACagatatgattttgttttaatataacttGTATTGAGTTTTGTTATGATccgataaacttttttttatatcataaaattattaaGGGATAgatcttaaaataattttgtatattgtaaaaaaacctGTTTCAGTTGAATTGAAGATACCATAGCATCAAACAGTTCCAACAGTTTAAACAATAGTCAAACCTAAAGCTCTACTTTGTTCCTAACAAACAATTACATTCATGATCATGTAAACATGTAATTTTCAGCCAGCCAAATAGGCTTATGATGCACTGTACATTGTGtatcattattgaaaataaaataaataaataaatatagtcCAAATTTACACGCAAATTATTACAAGAGACGTTATCAATTGATAACAGATTGTCTgattgtaaaacatttcaaaataaagtaagaaacAAGCTTgctgtatttacaaaatgaatattttaagtTGATGTTCGCTGGTAGCGTAGTCAAGTCTTTGTTGTACTTGTCTCGGATATCATTAAATAATGTTGTTCGTAATTGTTCATATCGTTCACAAAACAGCAACAGTATACATGGCTTGATAAATTAACTCTATTTTtagagacaaaattcaattgatAAAGTAAAACCTAAATATAAATTcacatataatatttaaaattgagctATTAAAGGTAAATACAcggtttttttatatttttttatgacttaAATAGGACATGTTATGTTGGTGAAGAATAAAGTTCTAAATTCGCTGTGTTATAACACATATACATGGCTTTATTCAAAGTTTGTAGTAAAATGTTTGATTCAGCTGGAACTATAATTTCACCAGCATATAACAGCAATTATAATATTAACTAAACATACATCTCTTCAGTGAAAAGGTAATTTTCATTTCATGAATGAAATAGACCAGTATTTTCTGAATTGATTGCCCGTATTGCGGTCAAATGTCTATGGGAACCTTTGACATTTTTCGTAAAACATAATCGGTTTTCACAACAAACAGTTCATTTGCCGTGACTTTATGTCTGCAAATAATTATTTCTAGATAACAAAACCATTAGTGTATGTGCACTGTTAATGTTTCATTATGAATTCTCAGAGGGGAAAAAAGgtgatttttcaaataatacaatGTTCAATAAGAccaatttctaaatatattttgaatccatttttttaatttgactccaaaagtcataaattttatataaatcatgaCTTGATGAGATTTCCATGCTTTCCAGGAATCCAAATATGACAATCAAATTGgcattataaaaattaaaacttgaatacaaatttaaaaaaaaacgacacaacaaacaatcaattcgAGTTTAAATTGTTCTTACCTTCTTTACAAAGATGaccaaaataataaacaaacagaaACACAGTAAAACACACATCACTATGCactcaaattgaataaaaaaagaaaacattaaacttatataaaaacaagcacaaatataaaacaaatagagAGAAAAAACAACTTGACAACATGTCATGAGATATTAAACGAGTGATTCCAAAGGGGTCACTGCTAGCATGTCATTCTGTTTACTAAGGGagggtgaaagataccagagggacagcttaaatcatatattgaaaataaactgataacgtcatggatacaaaataaaaagacaaacagacaaataataataaactagacacaacatagaaactaaagACCAAGCAACactaaccccaccaaaaactgggcgTGATATCAGGTGCCCCGGAAAGGTAAGTTTAGCCTGCTCCTCTTGTGGCTCCCGTTGTGTtacttatgttattacaaatccggtaaatagacttaatcggtaggtcacattcgtgaaaagggaaggatATTgaagttacgacataaggaatatatccgatatcatctgtgaaacagttgTTCCAAAACGGcaaccaactcgtaatggcgtccgtacaatttacgaagggatgatttcaacttcaccatctGGAACTCTTAGTCCAAAAGCTTCCTTATGaacagcaaccctctatcaagggaATCGAATCATGGTAGGAAATACAGGCcagggaatatcgtatcaattggccTATATATATTCCGTTTGCAGGCGATGATGGAaaattcacaattgggaagctgcaACAAACGAAATGTTAATCCCTGTTCAATGTCTAAGCTGTAAGAACAGTTGTCATAAACCATgaataacattaaaacaaaaatcaataatcaatagtgactttgccaaaacctcgaatttaaaaatctacaaatatgcaagtttgtctctatccatgaaaattggtacctacgaatttcaaaataaatgtatccaCTGTAATATTTAAATCGTACAGTCTGACAGGTACAATCAGCTATCAAAAGTTGTTTCGATTCATATAGGTCTATTGAAATGTATTCTgattagtgttgtcaacggttaatcgattaaccggttaaccgttcgaacgaccgaataccgaataccaaaaacgctaaccggttaaccggacgTTTTTTCAATACTAATAGATTTGATATCaatttgtattgaaatcattaaataattatgtttgcttTAAAAATTGTCGTCGTGGTAATTAATTTGAAGGATCAATTGTCCAGTATtttgattgctattgttaatccaaaaatataaaattaattagaacTTGTCTCTCAGCTCGGGGCAAGATCTTAAGGAAACATAATTAGTTACATGTTGTTTTAACAGTAACTTTAGATATGTAATACGATTAAATTGtactatttacttcatttcatttttgatCCAATACTGTGTAGACCTACATCTGAATGTACAATCTACGTCGTGTAAGTCTTTGTTATACTTTAAACGAAATGCTAACTCAAAAGCTATAAAAAAACAACGTGAATGTAATCAATGTATACTTGATGGTAAGAGTATCAGGATTAATAAATTCAAACATAAGCGCTCCACATTATTTTCGGAAACAAcaagagaaaataaaagaatgatCGGTTTCAGACATATTCAACGAtatcaagaattttttttaattcaatctgAAGTTAGTACAGACGCCACAGTTGATACCATGTATTTGATTATCAAAAGTCAAACGTCGACAGGAATCTTACAGACAAGCCTTATAATACCAAAGGACAAACTTAAATTCATCGTATAAACATTGACACTTATactaattagatataggaagatgtggtgggAGTGCTCTTCTTATACCTATGTTTAGGATACTATTGATAGTTTGGGGTCTTCGAACATCAACTtaaactaccggttaaccggttaatcggtcgaacgattatccgactaaccggttaggcaaaaatgtacgatttgacaacactaattcTGATACACattgttttagttatatttcgtttttgttgttgttcatGAGtcattcctttttttatataaacgtcCAATTTAAGTCTTCTGTAGATAAAATGTTCGTCTTGTATGTTCTCATTTGATCCTGGAATATATGATGAGTTTTCGTGTcgataaaaatgtatttacctTTTGTATATTTCCATCAAAGTATGGATTTTTTTGACATATGTTTCTTACCAATAgtttagaaaaatcaataacatGAAATTATCAGTTCATTGTGGGCTTCCTTGTCCAAAGAAAATGAAGTATTTTGTTTTAGTGCtctgtgttttgttttctgGAGTGCTTTCGAAAACTGCATTAAAACGCAATGATTCTGATAAAGATGGAAAGAACAGTCCACTGATATGGTTCATGATACAACAGTTAAATGCTTTAGGAGCACGTGTGGAAAAACTCCGAGATATAGCACATGAAAGTCAAAAAGACATGATTTCTATGAAAAGAGACATGGCTGATTTGAAATCTAGAAACGGAAACGTCGCCATTGACAAAAAGGAGCAGTCGCttgatgaaataaattttaaagtaattgCAGTAGCTAACAAAAAGAAAATCGACAAACTTACGTCAAAATTAGATAAGTTCGACACAGTcgcaaacaaaaagaaattcaaCCGTCTGGAGGCAAGATTAGATAAGTTTGACAATAGCAAACTCGACAAGCAAATTAAGCAGGCGCTTTCACAGATTAGAAGATTCAACGAGAACCATGATAACATCGGTAAGTTGTAGACAATAGTGTCttatataattgaattttaacatttattataatatatatcctgaCTATGTTGATGCATCCACACTCTTACATATAATTTCTCCGTTTATCAATTATCAATTATCATTGAATGCTACATATACTTATCACAATATATCCTCTTAGATACATAGATCATCTTAGACGTACATACTTCTTATAGGACAATAATTGCATACCCTTCCGAAACACTTGGCCCTGAGTTCATACTTCCAATTTAGGTGTgttctgtttttctcatattgTTTTTCATCTATTTTGACCGTGGTGCGGCTTGCCTACGTAGACATAtctttgagttttttttatttttcctgaTATAGTTCTTTCTAAACGCCTTTAGTCACATCAATTtgaaagagaggcgaaagaaacgagagggatattcaaactcgtTAGATGattataaactgacaacgccataactaagaaaaaaaacatcaacaaacaataGATCACGTACCACAACATAACAACTAAAGATTAGGCAAAACGATACCCACCAAGAACTTgtgtgatctcatgtgctccggaaaaGTAAGCTAATTCTGCTTctcatgtggcacccgttgtaACGCTTATGTTATTATTTACCCGGTAagtagtctaattcggtaggtcaaggggaagggattgtagttacgaagTTGTTAGCATATCTGCTATCATcagtgatggcgtccataacaACTATGAATGGATGATTTAAACTCATTGGTCTTATTTTAATTCCTAGTGAGCAGCGACAGCCTATCAAGAATCTACGGCCTTTTATTGCTCATTTTAAGAAGTTAGGGTGCCTGTAGTTCATTACATTTATCTTTTGGTGTTTGGtgtattgtttaaattgttCTGCATGTCCTTTTTTACAGGTGGAGGAGATACATATGTGCGGTGGGGTCGATCTACTTGCCCATCAAAAAATGGAACTACACTTGTATATTCTGGTATGTGCACATATTACAGTCGAATGTGATaagatttataattttcattaacaGATGATGAACGTcaaaattgtttcaattttgttgaaatcatttaaaacaattgtttgtatttttaccCTTATTCCATGAACGTTCAAGTTGTTAATGAACAATTTCCTTTTTAATAATAAGTAATAGTTAGTtactgtaaaaagtaaaatcacaaaaataatgaagtCAGAGAAAAATTCAGTTAAagataatacatattttaagatttttcttgtcgtagaaaacaccgaggggtgtcaggatatatgaaatgaaagggcaatcctgacaccccgatGTGTGTTCTACGACAGGACAAACCTTGAAATATGCATTATCGAACTTATATATCgtcaaaaatatattagtttttataaaaatttgcaaaatttagcATCCTATTTTACCGACCACTAATGTTTGATATTCCTTTTTA
This Mytilus trossulus isolate FHL-02 chromosome 14, PNRI_Mtr1.1.1.hap1, whole genome shotgun sequence DNA region includes the following protein-coding sequences:
- the LOC134696671 gene encoding uncharacterized protein LOC134696671 produces the protein MKYFVLVLCVLFSGVLSKTALKRNDSDKDGKNSPLIWFMIQQLNALGARVEKLRDIAHESQKDMISMKRDMADLKSRNGNVAIDKKEQSLDEINFKVIAVANKKKIDKLTSKLDKFDTVANKKKFNRLEARLDKFDNSKLDKQIKQALSQIRRFNENHDNIGGGDTYVRWGRSTCPSKNGTTLVYSGFAGGGYYAAVGAPAEPVCLPTDPNFLKTSGTNSAFIYGMEYQSKFFGSNAINQDAPCSVCHVQIGTTIMIPGKNTCNKGWKLEYEGNLAAGAAGHAAASTYLCVDLNPEYLHHGSHDYIGKLLYEVVGQCGSLPCPPYRNGYPLTCAVCSK